From one Streptomyces sp. NBC_01478 genomic stretch:
- a CDS encoding GH92 family glycosyl hydrolase, which yields MRWTRRLRLCVAGAVAASALFAVPTTAQASVGGQLTDLVNPFIGTENDGNTYPGAAVPFGMVQFSPDTGHNTGYDYSQNHIRGFSLVHLSGVGCGLGGDLPVLPTTGEVTQTDYAQYAAEFSHDDEHASPGYYQVGLKTDIDAELTATARTGVQRYTFPATDKANVLLNAAQSLHSGVSSKVEVLDNRTVRTTITGRGFCQDTKPYTVYTITRFDRPFTTYGTWNGSTVTAGSRNGSGGAYVRFDTTKDRTVEATTALSYVDAYGAAVNLRTEGGSSFDAVRHRAQQAWEDRLNDVRAQGGSDSLRRTFYSSLYRSFLAPNIGSDADGRYTGWDQKIHRAKGFTYYQNWSLWDTYRTQSQLLSLLAPREARDMAISVIKIDEESGWLPKWGYGTVETNIMTGDPVTPFLTNAYQQGLLKGYEERAYRALKQNADGVPPADSAAVGREANKEYLANGFAPYIKDRPHAKPGDSDYDHGASATLEYALSDAMLAQMARDLGHGADAARYAARAQSYRNIFDPSTGFFRARDASGAFVGPADPAQSEGFHEGTSWQYQWLVPQDLPGMVDLIGGRQAANARLDSFFAYGQLLADPAKTAREVWVNGPYDYYNADKYNPQNEPDLIAPYTYLSTGQPWKTTDVVHAALTLFTDGPTGMTGNDDLGTMSAWNVLSSIGIFPVQPGYDTWGLSTPVFERVDLTLDRRYYPHGALTVKAPGTSAGDRYIQAARTDGTSYDRTYLTTGLLRSVRSLDFTVGPHPSEWGTSPQAGPPALK from the coding sequence ATGAGATGGACCCGGCGCCTGCGCCTGTGCGTGGCGGGGGCGGTGGCGGCGTCCGCGCTGTTCGCCGTCCCCACCACCGCCCAAGCTTCGGTCGGCGGTCAACTCACCGACCTGGTCAACCCGTTCATCGGCACCGAGAACGACGGCAACACCTATCCCGGCGCCGCCGTGCCCTTCGGCATGGTGCAGTTCTCGCCGGACACCGGCCACAACACCGGCTACGACTACTCCCAGAACCACATCCGCGGCTTCTCCCTCGTGCACCTCTCCGGCGTCGGCTGCGGGCTCGGCGGAGATCTGCCCGTACTGCCCACGACCGGCGAGGTGACACAGACCGACTACGCTCAGTACGCGGCCGAGTTCAGCCACGACGACGAGCACGCGAGCCCCGGCTACTACCAGGTCGGCCTGAAAACAGACATCGACGCCGAACTCACGGCGACCGCGCGCACCGGAGTCCAGCGCTACACCTTCCCCGCCACCGACAAGGCCAACGTCCTGCTGAACGCGGCCCAGTCGCTGCACTCCGGGGTCTCCTCGAAGGTGGAGGTCCTCGACAACCGCACCGTGCGCACCACCATCACCGGCCGAGGCTTCTGCCAGGACACCAAGCCCTACACCGTCTACACGATCACCCGCTTCGACCGGCCCTTCACCACGTACGGCACCTGGAACGGCTCGACGGTGACCGCCGGTTCGAGGAACGGGAGCGGCGGTGCGTACGTCCGCTTCGACACGACCAAGGACCGTACGGTCGAGGCGACCACGGCCCTGTCCTACGTCGACGCGTACGGCGCCGCCGTCAACCTCCGTACGGAGGGCGGGAGTTCGTTCGACGCGGTACGCCACCGGGCCCAACAGGCGTGGGAGGACCGGCTGAACGACGTACGGGCGCAAGGCGGTTCCGACAGTCTGCGCCGGACCTTCTACTCGTCCCTGTACCGGTCGTTCCTCGCGCCCAACATCGGCAGCGACGCCGACGGCCGCTACACCGGCTGGGACCAGAAGATCCACCGCGCGAAGGGCTTCACGTACTACCAGAACTGGTCCCTGTGGGACACCTACCGCACCCAGTCCCAGCTCCTCTCCCTGCTCGCACCCCGCGAGGCCCGGGACATGGCGATCTCGGTGATCAAGATCGACGAGGAGAGCGGCTGGCTGCCCAAGTGGGGCTACGGCACGGTCGAGACGAACATCATGACCGGCGACCCGGTCACACCGTTCCTGACGAATGCCTATCAGCAGGGCCTGCTCAAGGGGTACGAGGAGCGGGCGTACCGGGCGCTGAAGCAGAACGCCGACGGCGTGCCGCCCGCCGACTCGGCTGCCGTGGGGCGGGAGGCGAACAAGGAGTACCTCGCGAACGGTTTCGCGCCGTACATCAAGGACCGCCCGCACGCGAAGCCCGGTGACTCCGACTACGACCACGGGGCCTCGGCCACCCTGGAGTACGCCCTCTCGGACGCGATGCTCGCGCAGATGGCCCGCGACCTCGGGCACGGCGCCGACGCCGCGCGGTACGCCGCCCGCGCCCAGAGCTACCGGAACATCTTCGACCCCTCGACCGGCTTCTTCCGCGCCCGCGACGCCTCCGGGGCCTTCGTCGGTCCCGCCGACCCGGCGCAGAGCGAGGGCTTCCACGAGGGCACGTCCTGGCAGTACCAGTGGCTCGTGCCGCAGGACCTGCCCGGCATGGTCGACCTCATCGGCGGCCGGCAGGCGGCCAACGCTCGGCTGGACTCCTTCTTCGCCTACGGCCAACTGCTCGCCGACCCGGCGAAGACCGCGCGCGAGGTGTGGGTCAACGGGCCGTACGACTACTACAACGCGGACAAGTACAACCCGCAGAACGAGCCCGACCTGATCGCCCCGTACACCTATCTGTCGACCGGACAGCCCTGGAAGACGACCGACGTCGTGCACGCCGCGCTGACCCTGTTCACGGACGGCCCGACCGGTATGACCGGCAACGACGACCTCGGCACGATGTCCGCCTGGAACGTGCTGTCGTCGATCGGGATCTTCCCGGTCCAGCCCGGCTACGACACCTGGGGCCTGTCCACGCCCGTCTTCGAGCGGGTCGACCTGACCCTGGACCGCCGCTACTACCCGCACGGCGCCCTGACGGTCAAGGCGCCCGGCACCTCCGCCGGCGACCGCTACATCCAGGCGGCCCGGACGGACGGGACGTCGTACGACCGCACCTATCTGACGACCGGGCTGCTGAGGTCCGTACGGTCGCTGGACTTCACGGTCGGCCCGCACCCGTCGGAGTGGGGTACGTCACCCCAGGCGGGACCACCGGCACTGAAGTGA
- a CDS encoding wax ester/triacylglycerol synthase family O-acyltransferase, with product MTSDLLAPLDLAFWNIESDRNPMHLGALGVFSAHSPTAGAHAADLLASRAAAVPGLRMRIRDVWQPLSLSFGSAAREADPDFDPLHHVRLHAPTADFQEVAGRLMERPLERGRPPWEAHVLPGEDGASFAVLFKFHHALADGLRALTLAAAILDPMDMPERRPRPEEPARGLLPDVRKLPGLLRGALSDVGRALDIGASVARSTLDVRSSAALASEPSGTRRTAGVVIDLDDVHRIRKTVGGTVNDVLIAVVAGALRRWLDERGDGSEGVAPRALIPVSKRRPRGAQPQGNRLSGYLIRLPVDDPDPLARLDSVRAAMDRNKDAGPNRGAGAVALLADHVPALGHRLGGPFAAQAARLWFDILVTSVPLPGIGLKLGGNPVTAVFPYAPLASGQSLAVAVSTFRGHVHYGLVADAAAVPDLDLFARALTEEVETLITACGS from the coding sequence TTGACTTCTGACCTGCTCGCTCCTCTCGACCTTGCGTTCTGGAACATCGAGTCCGACCGGAACCCGATGCACCTGGGCGCGCTCGGCGTCTTCTCGGCGCACTCGCCCACCGCGGGAGCCCACGCCGCCGACCTCCTCGCCTCCCGTGCCGCCGCCGTCCCCGGGCTGCGGATGCGCATCCGGGACGTGTGGCAGCCGCTGTCCCTGTCTTTCGGGAGCGCCGCCCGTGAGGCGGACCCCGACTTCGACCCGCTGCACCACGTCCGGCTGCACGCCCCGACCGCCGACTTCCAGGAGGTCGCGGGCCGGCTCATGGAACGCCCGCTGGAGCGCGGCCGGCCCCCGTGGGAGGCGCATGTGCTGCCCGGCGAGGACGGTGCCTCCTTCGCCGTGCTGTTCAAGTTCCACCACGCCCTGGCCGACGGACTGCGCGCGCTGACCCTCGCCGCCGCGATCCTCGACCCGATGGACATGCCCGAGCGCCGACCCCGCCCCGAGGAGCCCGCGCGCGGCCTCCTGCCCGACGTGCGCAAGCTGCCCGGGCTGCTGCGGGGCGCCCTGTCCGACGTCGGCCGGGCCCTCGACATCGGGGCGTCCGTCGCCCGCTCGACCCTGGACGTCCGCTCGTCGGCGGCACTGGCCTCCGAACCGTCGGGCACCCGCCGTACCGCCGGAGTCGTCATCGACCTCGACGACGTGCACCGCATCCGCAAGACCGTCGGCGGCACCGTCAACGACGTGCTCATCGCGGTCGTCGCGGGCGCCCTGCGCCGCTGGCTCGACGAACGCGGCGACGGCAGCGAGGGCGTCGCGCCCCGCGCCCTGATCCCCGTCTCCAAACGCCGCCCGCGCGGCGCGCAGCCACAGGGCAACCGGCTCTCCGGGTACCTGATACGGCTGCCCGTCGACGACCCGGACCCCCTCGCCCGGCTCGACTCCGTGCGCGCCGCCATGGACCGCAACAAGGACGCCGGCCCCAACCGGGGCGCGGGCGCCGTCGCCCTGCTCGCCGACCACGTACCGGCGCTCGGCCACCGGCTCGGCGGACCGTTCGCCGCACAGGCCGCCCGGCTCTGGTTCGACATCCTTGTCACCAGCGTCCCGCTGCCCGGCATCGGCCTCAAGCTCGGCGGCAACCCCGTCACCGCGGTCTTCCCGTACGCCCCCCTGGCCAGCGGCCAGTCCCTCGCGGTCGCCGTCTCCACCTTCCGCGGACACGTCCACTACGGCCTCGTCGCGGACGCGGCGGCCGTACCGGATCTCGATCTGTTCGCCCGGGCCCTCACCGAGGAGGTGGAGACACTCATCACCGCCTGTGGGTCGTGA
- a CDS encoding SDR family NAD(P)-dependent oxidoreductase, translating into MTVTENGSTTPDEVVYGPGIDPERLAVCLSVLDELEKIDVDHPDAIAVRRATAGIYRSVKQRRRQERRAAKTAHDKAVTESTATGSAQRIDDETEGLLPSSVTEEGRIAGILQRPRSCYTCKTRYVEVDYFYHQLCPDCARLNREKRDDHADLTGKRALLTGGRAKIGMYIALRLLRDGAHTTITTRFPKDAIRRFKAMDDSADWLHRLEVVGMDLRDPAQAVALADQVAEAGPLDILINNATQTVRRLPSAYAALVDGESAPLPAGELPAHHVIGAFGSGAVDGLAALPVGISGLDAQQVADLALVAGNASVARHLDGTAIDAGGLVPDVVDTNTWVQTIEQISPVELLETQLCNYTAPFILISKLRPAMAAAAEAATSGRAYIVNVSAMEGVFGRGYKGAGHPNTNAAKAAMNMVTRTSGQEMFQTDGILMTSVDTGWITDERPHYDKLRLAEEGFHAPLDLVDGAARVYDPIVRGEQGEDLYGVFLKDYAPGKW; encoded by the coding sequence ATGACGGTGACAGAGAACGGCTCCACGACCCCGGACGAGGTCGTGTACGGGCCCGGCATCGACCCCGAGCGGCTGGCCGTCTGCCTCAGCGTGCTCGACGAGCTGGAGAAGATCGACGTCGACCACCCCGACGCGATCGCCGTGCGCCGGGCCACCGCGGGCATCTACCGCAGCGTCAAGCAGCGCCGCCGCCAGGAGCGCCGGGCCGCGAAGACCGCGCACGACAAGGCGGTCACCGAGTCCACCGCGACCGGCTCCGCGCAGCGCATCGACGACGAGACCGAGGGCCTGCTCCCGTCGTCGGTGACGGAGGAGGGCCGGATCGCCGGGATACTGCAGCGCCCGCGCTCCTGCTACACCTGCAAGACCCGCTACGTGGAAGTCGACTACTTCTACCACCAGCTCTGTCCCGACTGCGCCCGTCTGAACCGCGAGAAGCGCGACGACCACGCCGACCTCACCGGCAAGCGCGCGCTGCTCACCGGCGGCCGCGCCAAGATCGGCATGTACATCGCGCTCAGGCTGCTGCGCGACGGCGCCCACACCACGATCACCACGCGCTTCCCCAAGGACGCCATCCGCCGCTTCAAGGCCATGGACGACTCCGCGGACTGGCTGCACCGCCTGGAGGTCGTCGGCATGGACCTCCGCGACCCGGCGCAGGCCGTGGCCCTCGCCGACCAGGTCGCCGAGGCGGGCCCGCTCGACATCCTCATCAACAACGCGACGCAGACCGTACGGCGACTGCCCTCCGCCTACGCCGCCCTCGTCGACGGCGAGAGCGCACCGCTGCCCGCCGGCGAGCTGCCCGCGCACCACGTCATCGGCGCCTTCGGCTCCGGCGCGGTCGACGGCCTCGCCGCGCTGCCCGTCGGCATCAGCGGTCTCGACGCCCAGCAGGTCGCCGACCTCGCCCTGGTCGCGGGCAACGCCAGCGTCGCCCGGCACCTCGACGGCACCGCCATCGACGCCGGCGGCCTGGTCCCCGACGTGGTCGACACCAACACCTGGGTGCAGACCATCGAGCAGATCTCCCCGGTGGAGCTCCTTGAGACCCAACTCTGCAACTACACCGCGCCGTTCATCCTGATCAGCAAGCTCCGCCCGGCCATGGCCGCCGCCGCCGAGGCCGCGACCAGCGGACGCGCGTACATCGTCAACGTCTCCGCGATGGAGGGCGTCTTCGGCCGCGGTTACAAGGGCGCCGGGCACCCGAACACCAACGCCGCCAAGGCCGCGATGAACATGGTGACCCGCACCAGCGGCCAGGAGATGTTCCAGACCGACGGCATCCTCATGACCTCCGTCGACACCGGCTGGATCACCGACGAACGCCCCCACTACGACAAGCTCCGCCTCGCCGAGGAGGGCTTCCACGCACCGCTCGACCTGGTCGACGGCGCGGCCCGGGTTTACGATCCGATTGTGCGTGGAGAGCAGGGCGAGGACCTGTACGGCGTCTTCCTGAAGGACTACGCGCCCGGCAAGTGGTAA
- a CDS encoding SDR family oxidoreductase: MTSSSYGLRGRAVLVTGGTRGIGRAVAEAFAGAGALVCVSARDAGEVGRVAEELGGVGLAGDVGDPEHPGELAEFALRTFGRIDVVVNNAATNQPYGPLMEADPDAWRTAFTVNVEAPLRLVQCAWRAWMREHGGAVVNVCTEGAGHVGPNVGAYGTSKAALLHLTQQLAGELAPKVRVNSVSPGLVRTEMARFVWEPGEAELAAGLPLGRIGEPADIARAVLWLASDQAEWITGAELLVDGGTRVRAAYASGGYAVHDRLRSAAPPRP, translated from the coding sequence ATGACGTCGTCGTCGTACGGTCTGCGGGGCCGGGCCGTCCTGGTCACCGGGGGTACGCGCGGGATCGGCCGCGCGGTCGCCGAGGCGTTCGCCGGGGCCGGGGCACTGGTGTGCGTGAGCGCGCGGGACGCCGGTGAAGTGGGGCGGGTCGCGGAGGAGTTGGGCGGGGTCGGCCTGGCCGGGGACGTCGGCGACCCCGAACACCCGGGGGAATTGGCGGAGTTCGCGCTGCGCACGTTCGGCCGGATCGACGTGGTCGTCAACAACGCGGCGACGAACCAGCCGTACGGCCCCCTGATGGAAGCCGATCCGGACGCCTGGCGGACGGCGTTCACCGTGAACGTGGAGGCGCCGCTGCGGTTGGTGCAGTGTGCGTGGCGGGCGTGGATGCGGGAGCACGGCGGCGCCGTGGTGAACGTGTGCACGGAGGGCGCCGGTCATGTCGGGCCGAACGTCGGGGCGTACGGGACCAGTAAGGCGGCCCTCCTGCACCTCACGCAGCAGCTCGCGGGTGAACTCGCGCCGAAGGTGCGGGTCAACTCCGTCTCCCCCGGGCTCGTCCGCACCGAGATGGCCCGGTTCGTCTGGGAGCCGGGCGAGGCGGAGCTCGCCGCCGGGCTGCCGCTCGGCCGGATCGGGGAGCCGGCCGACATCGCACGGGCGGTGCTGTGGCTGGCCTCCGACCAGGCCGAGTGGATCACCGGGGCGGAGCTGCTGGTGGACGGCGGGACCCGGGTGCGGGCGGCGTACGCGTCGGGCGGGTACGCCGTCCACGACCGGCTGAGGTCGGCCGCGCCGCCCCGCCCCTAG
- a CDS encoding HD domain-containing protein: MELRSVEELMDLLYACRGAWDTSDRSGDPVDLHDHALQTAALLRRSRPADKELQIAGLVHDIGHLLRPGDDAGHAEHAADAVHALLGERVARLVRLHVPAKRYLATAAPDHDLSAQSTLTLRTQGGPMSRAEAAAFERDPLADDAVTLRQADDAARVVGLDAGVLEDWRTVLGIVAARNSRLPNSRLGAVD; the protein is encoded by the coding sequence ATGGAGTTGCGCAGCGTCGAGGAGCTGATGGATCTGCTGTACGCCTGTCGGGGCGCCTGGGACACATCCGACAGAAGCGGCGACCCGGTCGATCTGCACGACCACGCCTTGCAGACGGCCGCGCTGCTGCGCCGAAGTCGCCCCGCCGACAAGGAGCTTCAGATCGCCGGCCTGGTCCACGACATCGGGCATCTCCTGCGACCCGGCGACGACGCCGGTCACGCGGAGCACGCGGCGGACGCCGTCCACGCCCTGCTCGGCGAGCGGGTCGCCCGACTGGTCCGGCTGCACGTGCCCGCGAAGCGCTACCTGGCCACCGCCGCACCGGACCACGATCTGTCCGCACAGAGCACGCTGACCCTGCGGACCCAGGGCGGCCCGATGTCCCGCGCCGAGGCCGCCGCCTTCGAGCGCGATCCGCTCGCCGACGACGCGGTCACCCTGCGCCAGGCCGACGACGCGGCCAGGGTCGTCGGCCTCGACGCCGGGGTCCTGGAGGACTGGCGCACGGTCCTGGGCATAGTGGCCGCCCGGAACTCCCGACTGCCCAACTCCCGGCTGGGGGCTGTCGACTGA
- a CDS encoding GNAT family N-acetyltransferase, which produces MLIREAAADDWPRIWPFWHRIVAAGDTYTWARDTSEEAARALWTSPPKRVYVAEDETGTVVGSAFVTPNYGGPADRIANAGFMVDPDHGGRGIGRALAEHILTAAREQGFRGMVFNAVVETNPAVKLWLSLGFTILGTVPDAFEHPRDGRVGLHIMHRAL; this is translated from the coding sequence ATGCTGATCAGAGAAGCCGCGGCCGACGACTGGCCGCGGATCTGGCCTTTCTGGCACCGGATCGTCGCTGCCGGCGACACCTACACCTGGGCCCGGGACACCTCCGAAGAGGCGGCCCGGGCCCTGTGGACGTCCCCGCCCAAGCGCGTGTACGTCGCCGAGGACGAGACCGGGACCGTCGTCGGCTCGGCCTTCGTCACCCCGAACTACGGCGGCCCCGCCGACCGCATCGCCAACGCCGGCTTCATGGTCGACCCCGACCACGGGGGACGCGGCATCGGCCGTGCCCTCGCCGAACACATCCTCACCGCCGCCCGCGAGCAGGGCTTCCGGGGCATGGTCTTCAACGCCGTCGTCGAGACCAACCCGGCCGTCAAGCTCTGGCTCTCCCTCGGCTTCACGATCCTGGGCACGGTGCCGGACGCCTTCGAGCATCCCCGCGACGGCCGCGTGGGCCTGCACATCATGCACCGCGCCCTCTAG
- a CDS encoding amidase, whose amino-acid sequence MTNWVGRTAAEISAAVREKRVTPREVVAEHLARIERLDGRIGAFRVVRAEAALAEADEVAARADLTQLPLAGVPVAVKDNLAVTGESNRVGSAATPDTPADHDHVTVARLRAAGAVVVGLTNVPELCVFGTTEGVHGTARNPWDTTRTAGGSSGGSAAAVAAGMVPIALGNDGMGSLRIPAANCGLVTIKPGFGVVPAGIGDGDWFGMSENGPLATTVEDARLMFSVIADTQVERPDEPASRSIAVSVRSPLAGVAVGKPYTTAVREASGLLARAGHTLQRADPPYPLSLSTTSLAHWTAGTSVDAAGLDPRKLTRRTRVHAAIGRRFVKGVRTGKGRERLRERLAPFFAEHDILLTAALARRSPKAGPWDERGWLRNVLANTNYSPMTPPWNLTGWPAMSVPFGTLPSGAPCAVQLVGRPGSETALLELAEQLETLRPWVRTAPLD is encoded by the coding sequence GTGACCAACTGGGTCGGCCGTACCGCCGCAGAGATATCCGCCGCCGTACGCGAGAAGCGGGTCACTCCGCGTGAGGTGGTGGCCGAGCATCTCGCCCGGATCGAGCGGCTCGACGGGCGGATCGGCGCGTTCCGAGTCGTGCGGGCGGAGGCCGCGCTCGCGGAGGCCGACGAGGTGGCAGCGCGGGCCGATCTGACCCAACTGCCCCTGGCGGGCGTGCCGGTGGCCGTGAAGGACAACCTGGCCGTGACGGGCGAGTCCAACCGGGTCGGCTCGGCCGCGACCCCGGACACCCCCGCCGACCACGACCATGTCACCGTGGCGCGGCTGCGGGCGGCGGGTGCGGTGGTCGTCGGACTGACGAACGTGCCCGAGCTGTGCGTCTTCGGGACCACCGAGGGCGTCCACGGCACCGCCCGCAACCCGTGGGACACCACCCGTACCGCAGGGGGTTCCTCGGGCGGCAGCGCGGCGGCGGTCGCCGCTGGCATGGTGCCGATCGCGCTCGGCAACGACGGGATGGGCTCGCTGCGCATACCGGCCGCGAACTGCGGTCTCGTCACCATCAAGCCGGGGTTCGGGGTCGTCCCGGCCGGCATCGGCGACGGCGACTGGTTCGGAATGTCCGAAAACGGCCCCCTGGCGACGACCGTCGAGGACGCCCGGCTGATGTTTTCGGTCATCGCGGACACCCAGGTCGAACGCCCCGACGAGCCGGCCTCCCGCTCCATCGCCGTCTCCGTGCGCAGCCCGCTCGCCGGAGTCGCCGTCGGCAAGCCGTATACGACCGCCGTCCGGGAGGCGTCCGGGCTGCTGGCCAGGGCCGGTCACACGCTGCAGCGCGCCGATCCGCCGTATCCGCTGTCCCTGAGCACGACCTCGCTCGCGCACTGGACGGCCGGGACGTCGGTGGACGCGGCGGGGCTCGACCCGCGGAAGCTGACGCGGCGGACCCGGGTGCACGCGGCGATCGGGCGGCGCTTCGTGAAGGGCGTCCGCACCGGGAAGGGCCGGGAGCGGCTCCGGGAGCGCCTCGCGCCGTTCTTCGCCGAGCACGACATCCTGCTGACGGCGGCACTGGCGCGCCGCTCCCCCAAGGCCGGCCCATGGGACGAGCGGGGCTGGCTGCGGAATGTGCTGGCGAACACCAACTACTCGCCGATGACGCCCCCTTGGAACCTCACCGGCTGGCCCGCCATGTCGGTCCCGTTCGGCACCCTGCCCTCCGGCGCGCCCTGCGCCGTACAACTGGTGGGGCGGCCGGGATCGGAGACGGCGCTGCTGGAGCTGGCGGAGCAGTTGGAGACGCTGCGCCCGTGGGTGCGGACCGCGCCGCTCGACTGA
- a CDS encoding family 20 glycosylhydrolase: MTERRKRRFRLIGFAAVCALLAAPGAAVAVQQERAATPVTVPALSDWTPESGSYDFGGGTRLVAGSAGERRVADTLADDLKAAGHGTVPVVRGGAARPGDIVIQVRPTRGSLGAEGYELRAGTRLSVTGATETGAFYGTRTLLQLLAQGDHIPAGRTVDVPRYQERGVGVCACYIHISLPWLENLVREMAYHKLNQLLLEIKVKSDAHPEANTWGYYTKDELRRLVALGDKYHVEIIPEINSPGHMDPWIENRPDLQLTDSDGTKQPARLDVTQQAAFDYYTGLMDEYAQVFTATSWHMGADEYMLGSDYSKYPQMLRYAQEKYGASATPQDAYIDFINRVQAYAASKGKKLRIWNDGLTGANTVPVAAGTTVEHWLNVTEKPSQLIAQGYPLMNAAYSLYLVRGGFHSDTGSLYDQQWDPRSFEGEKLASSAGVTGAKISLWPDNGRGETENEVAADTEPALRHLAQATWGDPHPDATYAQFTARGTAVGHAPGWRDLARDPVADGTYSFRTTGASLDAAVQRTPDGYATVRTAAGCLEIQGGKLTLNVPLQPGVSATPQSCDAANTMQRWELTPVPGGYRLVNAITQMALSIADDGRLVQYPPDQHRPAIWHLTAL, from the coding sequence ATGACTGAGCGCAGAAAAAGACGGTTCCGACTGATCGGCTTCGCGGCGGTGTGCGCGCTGCTCGCGGCGCCCGGGGCGGCGGTCGCGGTCCAGCAGGAGCGGGCGGCGACGCCGGTGACCGTGCCGGCACTGTCCGACTGGACGCCCGAGTCCGGGAGTTACGACTTCGGCGGCGGGACCCGGCTGGTGGCCGGCAGCGCGGGTGAGCGCAGGGTCGCCGACACCCTCGCCGACGACCTCAAGGCGGCCGGTCACGGCACAGTGCCCGTCGTACGGGGCGGTGCCGCCCGGCCCGGCGACATCGTTATCCAAGTCCGGCCGACACGGGGCTCGTTGGGCGCGGAGGGCTATGAACTCCGGGCGGGCACACGGCTGTCGGTCACCGGCGCGACCGAGACCGGAGCCTTCTACGGCACCCGAACCCTCCTCCAACTGCTGGCCCAGGGTGACCACATACCGGCCGGACGCACGGTCGACGTACCGCGCTACCAGGAACGCGGGGTCGGGGTCTGCGCCTGCTACATCCACATCTCCCTGCCCTGGCTGGAGAACCTGGTGCGCGAGATGGCGTACCACAAGCTCAACCAACTGCTCCTGGAAATCAAGGTGAAGAGCGACGCGCACCCCGAGGCGAACACCTGGGGCTACTACACCAAGGACGAGCTGCGCCGCCTCGTCGCGCTCGGCGACAAGTACCACGTCGAGATCATCCCCGAGATCAACTCCCCGGGCCACATGGACCCGTGGATAGAGAACCGCCCCGACCTCCAGCTCACCGACAGCGACGGCACCAAGCAGCCCGCCCGGCTCGACGTCACCCAGCAGGCCGCGTTCGACTACTACACCGGCCTGATGGACGAGTACGCGCAGGTCTTCACCGCGACGTCCTGGCACATGGGCGCCGACGAGTACATGCTCGGCTCCGACTACTCCAAGTACCCGCAGATGCTGCGCTACGCCCAGGAGAAGTACGGCGCGAGCGCCACCCCGCAGGACGCCTACATCGACTTCATCAACCGCGTCCAGGCCTACGCCGCGAGCAAGGGCAAGAAGCTGCGCATCTGGAACGACGGGCTCACCGGCGCCAACACCGTGCCGGTGGCGGCGGGCACGACGGTCGAGCACTGGCTGAACGTCACCGAGAAACCGAGCCAACTCATCGCCCAGGGCTACCCGTTGATGAACGCGGCCTACTCCCTCTACCTCGTGCGCGGCGGCTTCCACAGCGACACCGGGTCGCTGTACGACCAGCAGTGGGACCCGCGCAGCTTCGAGGGCGAGAAGCTCGCCTCCAGTGCCGGCGTCACCGGCGCGAAGATCAGCCTCTGGCCCGACAACGGACGCGGCGAGACCGAGAACGAGGTCGCAGCCGACACCGAGCCCGCACTACGGCACCTCGCCCAGGCGACCTGGGGTGATCCGCATCCCGACGCCACGTATGCCCAATTCACCGCGCGGGGTACGGCAGTCGGGCATGCGCCCGGGTGGCGGGACCTGGCCCGGGATCCGGTGGCGGACGGGACATACAGCTTCCGGACGACGGGGGCCTCTCTTGACGCCGCGGTGCAACGCACGCCGGACGGCTATGCGACGGTACGGACCGCGGCGGGTTGCCTGGAGATACAGGGCGGCAAGCTGACCCTCAACGTGCCGCTCCAGCCCGGAGTTTCGGCGACCCCGCAGTCCTGCGACGCCGCGAACACCATGCAGCGCTGGGAGTTGACCCCCGTACCGGGAGGCTACCGGCTGGTGAACGCGATCACACAGATGGCGCTGAGCATCGCGGACGACGGCCGGCTCGTGCAGTACCCGCCGGACCAACACCGGCCCGCCATTTGGCACTTGACCGCACTTTGA